One Pseudonocardia abyssalis DNA segment encodes these proteins:
- a CDS encoding LamB/YcsF family protein yields MVDINCDMGEAFSIYRCGDDEGLMPLITLANVACGFHASDPSVMASTVKLAKANGVRVGAHPSLPDREGFGRREMKMDRSELTAAVLYQVGALAAFLRAEGMELHHVKAHGSLYGMAARDEEVAGAIADAADVFGVPLMGMAGTVHEQVWGERDAGFISEYYADLDYRPDGSLIITRKHDAFDPARSAERAVRAVTDGVATAVDGSEIPVRADCVCVHSDTPNAVELATAVRSALAPHL; encoded by the coding sequence ATGGTCGACATCAACTGCGACATGGGCGAGGCGTTCTCGATCTACCGCTGCGGCGACGACGAGGGCCTCATGCCGCTGATCACGCTGGCCAACGTGGCGTGCGGGTTCCACGCCTCCGACCCGTCGGTGATGGCGTCGACGGTGAAGCTCGCCAAGGCCAACGGGGTGCGGGTCGGGGCGCACCCGTCGCTGCCCGACCGCGAGGGCTTCGGCCGCCGCGAGATGAAGATGGACCGCTCCGAGCTCACCGCGGCCGTGCTCTACCAGGTGGGGGCGCTGGCGGCGTTCCTGCGTGCGGAGGGCATGGAGCTCCACCACGTCAAGGCGCACGGCTCGCTCTACGGCATGGCCGCCCGCGACGAGGAGGTGGCCGGCGCGATCGCCGACGCCGCCGACGTGTTCGGCGTGCCGCTGATGGGCATGGCCGGCACGGTCCACGAGCAGGTCTGGGGCGAGCGCGACGCGGGGTTCATCTCCGAGTACTACGCCGACCTGGACTACCGCCCCGACGGCTCGTTGATCATCACCCGGAAGCACGACGCCTTCGACCCGGCCCGGTCGGCCGAACGGGCGGTGCGGGCCGTCACCGACGGCGTCGCGACCGCCGTCGACGGCTCGGAGATCCCCGTCCGCGCCGACTGCGTCTGCGTGCACTCCGACACCCCCAACGCGGTCGAGCTGGCCACCGCCGTCCGCTCCGCACTCGCCCCCCACCTGTAG
- a CDS encoding GlcG/HbpS family heme-binding protein, producing MTITLDQARSIVDAALAHGTEQGFKPLTVAVLDPGGALVALARQDGSGFLRPDLATAKASGVLALGMTNRAISARVADDSDFFTTLATLTGGKVVAAPGGVFVHDAGGALLGAVGVTGDASANDEAAALAGIAAAGLVARTGAED from the coding sequence GTGACGATCACCCTCGACCAGGCCCGCAGCATCGTCGACGCCGCACTGGCGCACGGCACCGAGCAGGGCTTCAAACCGCTGACGGTGGCCGTGCTCGATCCCGGTGGAGCACTCGTGGCCCTGGCGCGGCAGGACGGCTCCGGCTTCCTGCGCCCCGACCTGGCCACGGCCAAGGCGTCGGGCGTGCTCGCACTGGGCATGACCAACCGCGCGATCTCCGCCCGCGTCGCCGACGACTCGGACTTCTTCACCACGCTCGCGACGCTGACCGGCGGCAAGGTCGTGGCGGCTCCCGGCGGGGTGTTCGTGCACGACGCGGGCGGCGCCCTGCTCGGCGCCGTCGGTGTGACCGGTGACGCCTCGGCCAACGACGAGGCCGCGGCGCTCGCCGGGATCGCGGCGGCCGGGCTCGTCGCCCGCACCGGGGCGGAGGACTGA
- a CDS encoding bifunctional [glutamine synthetase] adenylyltransferase/[glutamine synthetase]-adenylyl-L-tyrosine phosphorylase — MSPVTRTGTSLARLGLTEPWAEATLGELGWWAGDKPVAGAERVMWSLARSPDPDLALRSAERLAAELTDRPAFDAALREDPAFRGRLFGLLGSSTALADHLITHPDRWHRLVGGSGPDPASYPAALLTAVGADPDAPPAGSAEGGRASLTGPAAIEALRTAYRDELLVLAGSDLAAVGEPELPVLEVDEVAAHLSDLAAAALQAAIAVAAAEAFPNRGDAGEGRLAVIAMGKCGGHELNYVSDVDVVFVAEPADARAAKLAARMMRVAGEACFEVDANLRPEGRNGELVRTLDGHVSYYRRWAKTWEFQALLKARPIAGDPELGAAYLDGVAPMVWKAAERDDFVADVQAMRRRVEDHVKPEIAERELKLGRGGLRDVEFAVQLLQLVHGRTDEALRSPCTLEALAALSDGGYVARDDGANLAASYRFLRLLEHRLQLQKLRRTHLLPATDDTDGLRWLARAARLRPDGRRDVVGVLLAEWTRNARRVRRLHEKLFYRPLLTAVSRLPADTARLSEPAAKARLAALGWASPEGALGHLRALTAGVSRAASIQHTLLPVLLEELSGSPDPDRGLLAYRRVSEALAATPWYLRLLRDEGLVVSRLMKLLGTSALVPDLLVRAPEVLRLLAAPSAGRADELTRDPAEVAASLRTSVARQSDPDTAAATARSTRRHEMLRVACADLLGELDTEQVCAALSSIWVAVLEATLASVQRALGPTDRPARISVIGMGRLGGAELGYGSDADVLFVCEPVEGASDQEAVKYATTVAETVRRRLGSPSPDPALVVDADLRPEGRSGPLVRTLASYAAYYARWSEQWEAQALLRARPIAGDADLGRRFVELIDPIRYPADGLSDAAVTEIRRIKSRVDAERLPRGADRSLHTKLGLGGLADVEWTVQLLQLQHAGDLPELRTTSTLEGLREAGEAGLLTADDVAALTAGWTTATRARNAVMLVRGKPGDQLPRSGRELAAVAAALGYPSDGDSGVFLDDYRRVTRRTRAVVERVFYGW; from the coding sequence ATCAGCCCTGTGACGCGCACCGGCACCTCCCTCGCCCGGCTCGGGCTCACTGAGCCCTGGGCCGAGGCCACCCTCGGCGAGCTGGGGTGGTGGGCGGGTGACAAGCCGGTGGCGGGGGCCGAGCGGGTGATGTGGTCGCTGGCCCGCAGCCCCGACCCCGACCTCGCGCTGCGCTCGGCCGAGCGGCTCGCCGCCGAGCTCACCGACCGACCCGCCTTCGACGCCGCCCTGCGCGAGGACCCGGCGTTCCGCGGGCGGCTGTTCGGGCTCCTCGGCAGCTCCACCGCGCTCGCCGACCACCTGATCACCCACCCCGACCGCTGGCACCGGCTCGTCGGCGGCTCCGGGCCCGACCCCGCGTCCTACCCGGCGGCGCTGCTCACCGCGGTGGGGGCCGACCCGGACGCGCCGCCCGCGGGCTCCGCCGAGGGCGGGCGCGCGTCGCTGACCGGCCCGGCCGCGATCGAGGCGCTGCGCACCGCGTACCGCGACGAGCTGCTGGTGCTCGCCGGGTCCGATCTCGCCGCGGTCGGGGAGCCCGAGCTGCCCGTGCTGGAGGTCGACGAGGTCGCCGCGCACCTGTCCGACCTCGCCGCCGCCGCGCTCCAGGCCGCCATCGCCGTGGCCGCGGCCGAGGCGTTCCCGAACCGGGGCGACGCGGGCGAGGGACGCCTGGCCGTCATCGCGATGGGCAAGTGCGGCGGGCACGAGCTCAACTACGTCAGCGACGTCGACGTCGTGTTCGTCGCCGAGCCCGCCGACGCGCGCGCGGCGAAGCTCGCCGCCCGGATGATGCGGGTGGCGGGGGAGGCGTGCTTCGAGGTCGACGCGAACCTGCGCCCGGAGGGACGCAACGGCGAGCTCGTCCGCACCCTCGACGGGCACGTGTCCTACTACCGCCGCTGGGCCAAGACCTGGGAGTTCCAGGCGCTGCTCAAGGCCCGTCCGATCGCGGGCGACCCGGAGCTGGGCGCGGCCTACCTCGACGGTGTCGCGCCGATGGTGTGGAAGGCCGCCGAGCGCGACGACTTCGTGGCCGACGTGCAGGCCATGCGCCGCCGGGTCGAGGACCACGTCAAGCCCGAGATCGCCGAGCGCGAGCTGAAGCTCGGCCGCGGTGGACTGCGCGACGTCGAGTTCGCGGTGCAGCTGCTGCAGCTCGTCCACGGCCGCACCGACGAGGCGCTGCGCTCGCCCTGCACGCTGGAGGCGCTGGCCGCCCTGTCCGACGGCGGGTACGTCGCCCGCGACGACGGCGCGAACCTCGCCGCGTCCTACCGTTTCCTGCGCCTGCTCGAGCACCGGCTGCAGCTGCAGAAGCTGCGCCGCACCCACCTGCTGCCCGCCACCGACGACACCGACGGGCTGCGCTGGCTGGCCCGCGCCGCACGGCTGCGCCCCGACGGCCGTCGTGACGTCGTCGGCGTGCTGCTCGCCGAGTGGACGCGTAATGCGCGCCGGGTGCGCCGGCTGCACGAGAAGCTGTTCTACCGCCCGCTGCTCACGGCGGTGTCACGGCTCCCGGCCGACACCGCGCGGCTGTCCGAGCCCGCGGCGAAGGCCCGGCTCGCGGCGTTGGGCTGGGCGTCGCCGGAGGGGGCGCTGGGCCACCTGCGGGCGCTGACGGCGGGTGTCTCGCGCGCCGCGTCGATCCAGCACACGCTGCTGCCGGTGCTGCTCGAGGAGCTCTCCGGCAGCCCTGACCCCGACCGCGGGCTGCTGGCCTACCGCCGCGTCTCCGAGGCGCTCGCCGCCACCCCGTGGTACCTGCGCCTGCTGCGCGACGAGGGGCTCGTCGTCTCCCGGCTGATGAAGCTCCTCGGCACCTCCGCGCTGGTCCCGGACCTGCTCGTGCGCGCCCCGGAGGTGCTGCGCCTGCTCGCCGCACCGTCGGCGGGCCGGGCCGACGAGCTCACCCGCGACCCCGCGGAGGTCGCCGCGTCGCTGCGCACGTCGGTGGCCAGGCAGAGCGACCCCGACACCGCCGCGGCCACCGCCCGCTCGACGCGCCGCCACGAGATGCTCCGCGTCGCGTGCGCGGACCTCCTCGGCGAGCTCGACACCGAGCAGGTGTGCGCCGCGCTGTCGAGCATCTGGGTCGCGGTGCTGGAGGCGACGCTCGCGTCGGTGCAGCGGGCACTGGGCCCGACCGACCGCCCCGCCCGGATCTCCGTGATCGGCATGGGCCGCCTCGGTGGTGCGGAGCTGGGCTACGGCAGCGACGCCGATGTGCTGTTCGTCTGCGAACCCGTGGAGGGGGCGAGCGACCAGGAGGCCGTCAAGTACGCCACCACGGTCGCCGAGACCGTGCGGCGCCGGCTCGGGTCGCCGAGCCCCGACCCGGCACTCGTCGTCGACGCCGACCTGCGTCCCGAGGGCCGCTCCGGCCCGCTGGTGCGCACGCTCGCCTCCTACGCGGCCTACTACGCGCGCTGGTCGGAGCAGTGGGAGGCGCAGGCGCTGCTGCGGGCGCGCCCGATCGCGGGCGACGCCGACCTGGGGCGCCGGTTCGTCGAGCTGATCGACCCGATCCGGTACCCGGCCGACGGGTTGTCCGACGCCGCGGTCACCGAGATCCGCCGGATCAAGTCCCGCGTCGACGCCGAGCGGCTCCCGCGCGGCGCCGACCGCAGCCTGCACACCAAGCTCGGGCTCGGCGGGCTCGCCGACGTCGAGTGGACGGTGCAGCTGCTGCAGCTCCAGCACGCCGGCGACCTGCCCGAGCTGCGCACCACGTCGACCCTGGAGGGGCTGCGCGAGGCGGGGGAGGCCGGCCTGCTCACCGCCGACGACGTGGCCGCGCTGACCGCCGGGTGGACGACCGCCACCCGGGCCCGCAACGCGGTGATGCTGGTGCGCGGCAAGCCCGGCGACCAGCTCCCGCGGTCGGGCCGCGAGCTGGCCGCGGTCGCCGCCGCGCTGGGGTACCCGTCCGACGGCGACTCCGGGGTCTTCCTCGACGACTACCGCCGCGTCACCCGCCGCACGCGCGCGGTGGTGGAGCGGGTGTTCTACGGCTGGTGA
- a CDS encoding helix-turn-helix domain-containing protein: MTKLTIGQLAARSGVPVRTIRFWSDEGVLPETDRTDGGYRRYDAQAVARLDLVRTLRELGMGLDEVRLVLDRRRSVEDVAAAHVRAIDDRIRVLRTQRAVCTLLARGAPSPRKAALMNDLARLSAAERRRMIDGFVDAAFAGTDPASPGAGIADAMRTLPAELPDDPSTEQVEAWVELAELVADPAFLARVREMTVAGSAAERPEGIDPALVAEHAGAALAAGTAPDSPEASAVVDRLSPPGSDRAGQAAVIDTFADRRVERYWTLLGVLNGWDPFPPQVPAFEWLAAALRAHP, translated from the coding sequence ATGACGAAGCTGACCATCGGGCAGCTCGCCGCCCGGTCGGGCGTGCCGGTCCGCACGATCCGGTTCTGGTCCGACGAGGGCGTGCTGCCCGAGACCGACCGCACGGACGGCGGCTACCGCCGCTACGACGCTCAGGCCGTCGCCCGCCTCGACCTGGTCCGGACGCTGCGCGAGCTGGGCATGGGCCTCGACGAGGTGCGGCTGGTGCTGGACCGCCGCCGCAGCGTCGAGGACGTGGCCGCCGCGCACGTCCGGGCCATCGACGACCGCATCCGTGTCCTGCGGACCCAGCGCGCCGTGTGCACGCTGCTCGCCCGCGGGGCCCCCTCCCCCAGGAAGGCCGCCCTGATGAACGACCTCGCCCGCCTCTCTGCCGCCGAGCGCCGCCGGATGATCGACGGGTTCGTCGACGCCGCGTTCGCCGGCACCGACCCCGCCTCACCCGGGGCCGGCATCGCCGACGCCATGCGGACCCTGCCCGCCGAGCTGCCCGACGACCCGAGCACCGAGCAGGTGGAGGCGTGGGTGGAGCTGGCCGAGCTGGTCGCCGACCCCGCGTTCCTGGCGCGGGTGCGGGAGATGACCGTCGCCGGGTCCGCCGCGGAGCGCCCCGAGGGCATCGACCCGGCCCTGGTCGCGGAGCACGCCGGGGCGGCGCTGGCCGCCGGTACCGCCCCGGACTCCCCCGAGGCCAGCGCGGTCGTCGACCGGCTCTCCCCGCCCGGCTCCGACCGGGCCGGGCAGGCCGCGGTGATCGACACCTTCGCCGACCGCCGCGTCGAGCGCTACTGGACCCTGCTCGGTGTGCTCAACGGCTGGGACCCGTTCCCGCCGCAGGTCCCGGCGTTCGAGTGGCTGGCCGCGGCCCTGCGCGCCCACCCCTGA
- a CDS encoding nitroreductase family deazaflavin-dependent oxidoreductase — protein sequence MSDMNDWNAKIIEEFRANEGRVGGPFEGADMILVHHVGAKSGIERVTPLVHFPQADGRTVIVASKAGAPTNPDWYHNVKANPRFAVEVGTETYPVEASEIVGDERAGVWEAIKAKSPGFADYERKTDRTIPLIVLSRLDSAA from the coding sequence ATGAGCGACATGAACGACTGGAACGCGAAGATCATCGAGGAGTTCCGGGCCAACGAGGGCCGGGTCGGCGGCCCCTTCGAGGGCGCGGACATGATCCTGGTCCACCACGTCGGCGCGAAGAGCGGCATCGAGCGCGTGACCCCGCTGGTGCACTTCCCGCAGGCCGACGGCCGGACCGTCATCGTCGCGTCGAAGGCGGGTGCGCCGACCAACCCGGACTGGTACCACAACGTCAAGGCCAACCCCCGGTTCGCCGTCGAGGTGGGCACCGAGACCTACCCCGTCGAGGCGTCCGAGATCGTCGGCGACGAGCGCGCGGGTGTCTGGGAGGCGATCAAGGCCAAGAGCCCCGGCTTCGCCGACTACGAGCGCAAGACCGACCGCACGATCCCCCTGATCGTGCTCTCCCGCCTAGACTCCGCCGCGTGA
- a CDS encoding xanthine dehydrogenase family protein molybdopterin-binding subunit encodes MTATTEKSTEKFVGQSILRREDAALITGQGTFTDGIAMPGALHLAVLRSPLAHARITSVDLTAALALPGVVAAFTGADLASEFAIGLPCGWPVTEDIKIPEHPPLAVDEVNHVGDGVAVVLATDAAIAEDALGLVEVDYEALPAVFDVEAALEPGAPLVHEALGTNHCYTWPLATGDVDAAFAQADVVVEGRYLQQRVLPSPMEPRAVLVSPDPVGGGFTIYSSTQVPHFLRDIGAMVVGMPDSKLRVIAPDVGGGFGAKLNVYAEEALALALARRLKKPVKWTESRSDHHIATTHGRGQVQRMSVAATREGKILGMKVDLLADMGAYLQLLTPGIAVFGAFTYCGLYDFGSYSFTCRGVFTNLTPTDAYRGAGRSEAAYAHERIMDDLARELGMDAAQVRLINLHPKFLEPRTVPSGVLYDSGDYEPCMREAMRLVDYDAVRAEQKQRRESGDPVQIGIGIGNFTESGGLSPSKVAAGVRLQSGGWEAATVRMLVSGKVEVVTGTSPHGQGHETAWSQIAADALGVHPDDVEVLHSDTAIAPFGRDTYGSRSLPVGGVSVHLAAHKVVDKAKTIAAHLLEASEDDLSFENGRFAVGGTDAGITIQEVAMAAYLADNLPDGMEPLLTAENAFDPPNFTWPFGTHICVMEVDTETGFSRIRRFVAVDDCGHVVNPEIVAGQLHGGIAQGIGQAMFEEATFDADGNPTTATLADYQFAAASDLPHIELGATVTPSPTNPMGVKGIGESGAIGSSPAVVNAVIDAVAHLGVTHIDMPATPQKVWRALKEAR; translated from the coding sequence GTGACCGCGACCACCGAGAAGTCCACAGAGAAGTTCGTCGGCCAGAGCATCCTGCGGCGCGAGGACGCCGCCCTGATCACCGGTCAGGGCACGTTCACCGACGGCATCGCGATGCCCGGCGCCCTGCACCTGGCCGTCCTGCGCAGCCCGCTCGCGCACGCCCGCATCACCTCGGTCGACCTCACCGCCGCACTCGCCCTCCCCGGCGTCGTCGCCGCGTTCACCGGGGCCGACCTGGCCTCGGAGTTCGCGATCGGGCTGCCCTGCGGCTGGCCGGTCACCGAGGACATCAAGATCCCCGAGCACCCGCCGCTGGCCGTCGACGAGGTCAACCACGTCGGCGACGGCGTGGCGGTCGTGCTCGCCACCGACGCGGCGATCGCGGAGGACGCGCTCGGCCTGGTCGAGGTCGACTACGAGGCGCTGCCGGCCGTGTTCGACGTGGAGGCCGCGCTGGAGCCGGGCGCCCCGCTCGTCCACGAGGCGCTGGGCACCAACCACTGCTACACGTGGCCGCTGGCCACCGGCGACGTCGACGCGGCGTTCGCGCAGGCCGACGTCGTCGTCGAGGGCCGCTACCTGCAGCAGCGCGTGCTGCCCTCGCCGATGGAGCCGCGCGCGGTCCTCGTCAGCCCCGACCCGGTCGGCGGCGGGTTCACGATCTACTCCTCGACGCAGGTGCCGCACTTCCTGCGCGACATCGGCGCGATGGTCGTCGGCATGCCCGACTCGAAGCTGCGGGTGATCGCCCCCGACGTCGGCGGCGGGTTCGGGGCCAAGCTCAACGTCTACGCCGAGGAGGCGCTGGCCCTCGCGCTCGCGCGGCGGCTGAAGAAGCCGGTGAAGTGGACCGAGTCGCGCTCGGACCACCACATCGCCACCACCCACGGCCGCGGCCAGGTCCAGCGCATGTCGGTGGCGGCCACCCGCGAGGGCAAGATCCTCGGGATGAAGGTCGACCTGCTGGCCGACATGGGCGCCTACCTGCAGCTGCTCACCCCGGGCATCGCGGTGTTCGGCGCGTTCACCTACTGCGGGCTCTACGACTTCGGGTCCTACTCCTTCACCTGCCGCGGCGTGTTCACCAACCTCACCCCGACCGACGCCTACCGCGGCGCCGGGCGCTCCGAGGCCGCCTACGCCCACGAGCGGATCATGGACGACCTGGCCCGCGAGCTGGGCATGGACGCCGCGCAGGTGCGGCTGATCAACCTGCACCCGAAGTTCCTCGAGCCGCGCACCGTCCCCTCGGGCGTCCTGTACGACTCGGGCGACTACGAGCCCTGCATGCGCGAGGCGATGCGCCTGGTCGACTACGACGCCGTGCGCGCCGAGCAGAAGCAGCGCCGCGAGTCCGGCGACCCGGTGCAGATCGGCATCGGCATCGGCAACTTCACCGAGAGCGGCGGGCTGTCGCCGTCGAAGGTGGCCGCGGGCGTGCGTCTGCAGAGCGGCGGCTGGGAGGCCGCGACGGTCCGGATGCTGGTCAGCGGCAAGGTCGAGGTCGTCACGGGCACGTCGCCGCACGGGCAGGGGCACGAGACGGCGTGGTCGCAGATCGCGGCCGACGCCCTCGGCGTGCACCCCGACGACGTCGAGGTCCTGCACTCCGACACCGCCATCGCCCCGTTCGGCCGTGACACCTACGGCTCGCGCAGCCTCCCCGTCGGCGGCGTGTCGGTGCACCTGGCCGCGCACAAGGTCGTCGACAAGGCGAAGACGATCGCCGCGCACCTGCTCGAGGCCTCCGAGGACGACCTGTCGTTCGAGAACGGGCGGTTCGCCGTCGGCGGCACCGACGCGGGCATCACGATCCAGGAGGTGGCGATGGCCGCCTACCTCGCCGACAACCTCCCCGACGGCATGGAGCCGCTGCTCACCGCGGAGAACGCGTTCGACCCGCCCAACTTCACGTGGCCGTTCGGCACGCACATCTGCGTGATGGAGGTCGACACCGAGACCGGGTTCTCGCGGATCCGCCGGTTCGTCGCGGTCGACGACTGCGGGCACGTCGTCAACCCGGAGATCGTGGCCGGGCAGCTGCACGGCGGCATCGCGCAGGGGATCGGGCAGGCCATGTTCGAGGAGGCCACGTTCGACGCCGACGGCAACCCGACCACGGCCACCCTCGCCGACTACCAGTTCGCCGCGGCCTCCGACCTGCCGCACATCGAGCTCGGCGCTACGGTCACGCCGTCGCCGACGAACCCGATGGGCGTCAAGGGCATCGGGGAGTCGGGGGCGATCGGCTCGTCGCCCGCCGTGGTGAACGCCGTGATCGACGCGGTGGCCCACCTCGGGGTGACGCACATCGACATGCCGGCCACGCCGCAGAAGGTGTGGCGGGCGCTGAAGGAGGCGCGGTGA
- a CDS encoding J-domain-containing protein, with translation MAQVRDGERPYESAIDRAVREGAERGAFENLPGRGKPLPHLDDPSEDWWLRRYLDREGISREMLLPPSVQLRKAIDRLPETLAALRTERAVRDAVAELNVRIVEHLRFPSGPRISVQRIDADAAVQQWTDARTPPAPPEPPAAPPPAPRRRGWRWW, from the coding sequence GTGGCGCAGGTGCGGGACGGGGAGCGGCCGTACGAATCGGCGATCGACCGGGCCGTCCGGGAGGGGGCGGAGCGGGGTGCGTTCGAGAACCTGCCGGGCCGCGGCAAACCGCTCCCGCATCTCGACGACCCGTCGGAGGACTGGTGGCTGCGCCGCTACCTCGACCGCGAGGGGATCTCGCGGGAGATGTTGCTGCCACCGTCGGTGCAGCTGCGCAAGGCGATCGACCGGCTGCCGGAGACCCTCGCCGCGCTGCGTACCGAGCGCGCGGTGCGCGACGCCGTGGCCGAGCTGAACGTCCGCATCGTCGAGCACCTGCGGTTCCCGAGCGGCCCGCGGATCAGCGTGCAGCGGATCGACGCCGACGCCGCCGTGCAGCAGTGGACCGACGCCCGCACGCCACCCGCTCCGCCGGAGCCACCCGCCGCTCCCCCGCCCGCACCGCGGCGGCGGGGATGGAGGTGGTGGTGA
- a CDS encoding EamA family transporter, producing the protein MPGRAGAGLGLALASAVSFGLSGPFAGALTAAGWSASGAVLVRLGGAAAILVVLLAVTRPGMLAAIRADAPALLLYGVLAMAGVQLAFFSALQYLPVAIALLLEYLGPILVIAWVWLVRRSPPTPRTVLGACVALVGLALVVQIWSGAALRVEGLVWGLVAAVCQAAYFLVADRASNATPPLVLAGVGMTVGAVLIAVLGLVGVLPVFVDPSVTGVVLAGVDVGWPVAAGLLVVVSTVVAYLTGVAALRRIGATRGSLVALLEVLVSAVASWFLLGQLLTPVQAVGGALILAGVALTNTARPAALAEPG; encoded by the coding sequence CTGCCGGGCAGGGCCGGCGCGGGCCTCGGGCTCGCGCTGGCCTCGGCGGTCTCCTTCGGGCTCTCGGGGCCGTTCGCCGGAGCGCTGACCGCGGCGGGCTGGTCGGCATCCGGCGCGGTGCTGGTGCGCCTCGGCGGTGCGGCGGCGATCCTGGTGGTCCTGCTCGCCGTCACCCGGCCCGGGATGCTCGCCGCGATCCGCGCCGACGCCCCCGCGCTGCTGCTCTACGGCGTGCTCGCGATGGCCGGGGTGCAGCTCGCGTTCTTCAGTGCGCTGCAGTACCTGCCCGTGGCGATCGCGCTGCTGCTGGAGTACCTCGGGCCGATCCTCGTGATCGCCTGGGTGTGGCTGGTGCGGCGGTCCCCGCCGACGCCACGGACGGTGCTCGGGGCGTGCGTCGCCCTCGTCGGGCTCGCCCTGGTCGTGCAGATCTGGTCGGGTGCCGCGCTGCGCGTCGAGGGGCTGGTCTGGGGGCTGGTCGCCGCCGTCTGCCAGGCCGCGTACTTCCTCGTCGCCGACCGCGCGAGCAACGCCACCCCGCCGCTCGTCCTCGCGGGCGTCGGCATGACGGTCGGCGCCGTGCTGATCGCGGTGCTCGGCCTGGTCGGGGTGCTGCCGGTGTTCGTCGACCCGTCGGTGACGGGGGTGGTGCTGGCCGGCGTGGACGTCGGGTGGCCGGTGGCGGCGGGGCTGCTCGTCGTCGTCTCGACGGTGGTCGCCTACCTCACCGGGGTCGCCGCGCTGCGCCGGATCGGGGCGACGCGCGGGTCGCTCGTCGCTCTGCTGGAGGTGCTGGTCTCCGCGGTCGCATCCTGGTTCCTGCTCGGGCAGCTGCTGACCCCGGTGCAGGCGGTGGGCGGGGCGCTGATCCTGGCCGGGGTGGCGCTGACGAACACCGCGCGGCCCGCGGCGCTGGCGGAGCCGGGCTGA
- a CDS encoding M50 family metallopeptidase: MELIDEATAVVTRLIDERPTVLLALVLALVAVLWSTSWRWTRTVVTIAHEGGHAITAVLAGRGLTGIRLHPDTSGLTVSTGAPAGPGLVFTFLGGYPAPGLLGLGGAVLVAADRAEWALWIALVLLAATLVHVRNLFGVISVVATGVLVAVVSFAGSPRLQDGFATALCWFLLFGGLRAVRELQRSRRRGRRGSSDADMLARLTGVAGGMWAGLFWLISGVAVITAAWVLLG; encoded by the coding sequence ATGGAGCTGATCGACGAGGCCACCGCGGTCGTCACGCGGCTGATCGACGAGCGGCCCACGGTGCTCCTCGCACTCGTCCTCGCGCTGGTCGCGGTGCTGTGGTCCACGTCGTGGCGCTGGACGCGGACCGTCGTCACGATCGCGCACGAGGGCGGGCACGCGATCACCGCGGTGCTGGCCGGGCGCGGCCTGACCGGCATCCGGCTGCACCCCGACACCTCCGGGCTCACCGTGTCCACCGGCGCCCCGGCCGGGCCTGGGCTGGTGTTCACGTTCCTGGGCGGCTACCCGGCGCCGGGGCTGCTCGGGCTGGGCGGGGCGGTGCTCGTCGCCGCCGACCGCGCCGAGTGGGCGCTGTGGATCGCGCTGGTGCTGCTCGCGGCCACGCTCGTGCACGTCCGCAACCTCTTCGGGGTGATCTCGGTGGTCGCCACCGGGGTGCTCGTCGCGGTCGTCTCGTTCGCCGGCAGCCCACGCCTGCAGGACGGCTTCGCCACCGCGCTGTGCTGGTTCCTGCTGTTCGGCGGCCTGCGGGCGGTGCGGGAGCTGCAGCGCAGCCGGCGCCGCGGACGCCGCGGCTCGTCCGACGCCGACATGCTCGCCCGGCTGACGGGCGTCGCGGGCGGAATGTGGGCCGGGTTGTTCTGGTTGATCTCCGGCGTGGCGGTGATCACCGCGGCATGGGTGCTACTGGGATGA
- a CDS encoding LysE family translocator yields the protein MPSVETLVTFALAGIVLVVIPGPSVLFIVGRALAHGRRAALTSVAGNTTGAALVVVVVALGFGALAAQSLAVFTVLKLAGAAYLVYLGVQTFRHRGDLAAALGGAASGAVDRRLYWQGVVVGATNPKVLIFFAAVLPQFVDAGAGDATTQMLVLGLLFAVIAAGLDAMWGLAAGTARDWFATSPARLRRLGGAGGLTMIAMGVGLAVSGRKD from the coding sequence ATGCCCTCCGTCGAGACCCTCGTGACGTTCGCGCTCGCGGGGATCGTCCTGGTCGTGATCCCCGGACCGAGCGTGCTGTTCATCGTGGGCCGCGCGCTGGCCCACGGCCGTCGCGCCGCCCTGACCAGCGTGGCCGGCAACACGACGGGCGCCGCGCTCGTCGTCGTCGTGGTGGCGTTGGGGTTCGGGGCGCTCGCGGCGCAGTCGCTCGCGGTGTTCACCGTGCTGAAGCTGGCCGGTGCGGCCTATCTCGTGTACCTCGGGGTCCAGACGTTCCGGCACCGCGGTGACCTCGCGGCCGCGCTCGGCGGCGCCGCGTCGGGCGCGGTCGACCGGCGCCTGTACTGGCAGGGCGTGGTCGTGGGCGCCACCAACCCGAAGGTGCTGATCTTCTTCGCCGCGGTGCTGCCGCAGTTCGTCGACGCCGGCGCGGGCGACGCCACCACGCAGATGCTGGTGCTCGGCCTGCTGTTCGCGGTGATCGCCGCCGGGCTCGACGCGATGTGGGGGCTCGCCGCCGGCACGGCCCGCGACTGGTTCGCCACCTCCCCGGCCCGGCTGCGGCGCCTGGGCGGGGCTGGTGGCCTCACGATGATCGCGATGGGCGTCGGACTGGCCGTGAGTGGCCGCAAGGACTGA